The Equus quagga isolate Etosha38 unplaced genomic scaffold, UCLA_HA_Equagga_1.0 HiC_scaffold_2901_RagTag, whole genome shotgun sequence genomic sequence TTTGcatggacatgttttcaactcctttgtgtAATTTGTATAGCTTTTTCACATCCCTATTTTATCTGAACTCCACATAAAAGTGAAACTTGACTTCGTTTTTGCTAGGTGACCCCAAGCTCTGCTGGTAGTCCTATATTATTCACTGACATGCACTTGCTGAGAAAAAGTCAGAAGCTAGTAAGAAGCCCAGTACTAAGAATTTGGTCTACTGACTCCCAGTCCAGTATTTTCTGCTTAACTGCTGTCTTCAAACGAAACAGCCCTTTGGGAAATGTCATGTTTTCTTCAGACAATAGGATGTTGTTAGATGggtgttttctaaaaattttctaaatcttAAAAATGACCAGTTTGGGCTAACTGTTTTTAGAATGTCAAACCAGTTCTCTGGTAACTTGCATTAAAATAAAGCCACCACTTGGAATTTAATGGACTCAGTAGATATTTAAAACTTATGCAATAGTTTatgatgaaaactgaaaaattagttttcatgttcttatttcacagaaaaaatttctaattttgaaattatacttattaattttgataatttttatttatagtaacTTGCATTTCAAAGCCAAAATATACATTATTGAAAGTTAGAATGATTTGATGTAAAATATTACAAACAGTATATTagaaaagattttctattttttggaaatgaTTAGCACCATTTTCCATGATGATCTTGGTAATTTTAGGAATCCTAAAGCCTTTTgaagttctgttttcatttgaaatcCATGTACTCCCAGTCATCTTGTGCTTAttagaaagattatttaaatattctcttttcatctCCATTGACCTGGTGTTCATTATTTCCAAATCTGGAATCCTTATTTTGTCTTTAAGTTCCATTTGTTGTAAATAGTAATTCAGGGTCCAAAAGTTTTCAAACCTGGGCATGTTTTATATGGAAAGCACCAAACTATGTAATAAAAGCACAAATAATTTAAGANNNNNNNNNNtcttgatgggaggagctgcaaagaatttgtggccatgttTAAAACAcccacatgtgtatgtatatgtgcgtgtatattgtatttatttaccaCATCCATCAATCCCCtacacatatatttgtgtgtgtatatgtacacatatgtatatatttccatattttgtaaaataaattttgagtgGCTAGAAATagtttagattatttttcttctgatgtgaattatttttgctttattttaaagagtGCTTTGGAAAATTTTCCTGAACTAACAACAATTACTCAAGACTCTAAAGCAAAAAGTGGGGGATCTGCCAtttctaaaatcaaaatgaatggCAGAGCTTATAATAAGAAAACTCTAAGGACTTCTAAGACAACCACTAAATTTGCACAAGTGAGTATATATTGATTGTTGTAATTATACCTTTTCCAGTTGTTAATATAATTCCTACTTAAAACATTGAAATAAGCAAGCAGTTTACCATGTTGTTAATTGTGAAGTTTTTTCAGATAGAAATGAGCAGCTCTGGCCTAAGGAAGAGGGACTTGGTGTTAGTCTTTgtctccagtgc encodes the following:
- the LOC124232164 gene encoding glutamine and serine-rich protein 1-like — its product is MLNDNRKRLLLNLHLDQSFKSALENFPELTTITQDSKAKSGGSAISKIKMNGRAYNKKTLRTSKTTTKFAQEFAVDPEKIQLYSLYHSLHHYKYLVYLICKE